The Arachis duranensis cultivar V14167 chromosome 9, aradu.V14167.gnm2.J7QH, whole genome shotgun sequence genomic sequence GAATCATTCAAGTTACAAGTACTCTCCACTTGGCAAAATCTTACACACATCTAACTATAATAAAAACTCATCATTGTTGTTGGAATCCACAAATTCACGGCACGCCCTCCGCATAAGATCCACTACACTGTTGAACACAAGAAACCATAGCTGCAGCGGCCGAAGTTCCCTCAGCACCACTGCCTCACTGTTCATCGTGGCAGCAAATCCCCCTCAGTCGTGGCACCATCTCGCTGCATGCTCATCATCGTCGTCACAACTATGACATTGCAGAACTTCATCCTGGCAGCGTAGGATTTTCATGAGTAATGATCTCAAATTACAGAGGAATCAAGGAGCGAAAGGAAAGGGTCTTGAGAGAGAGGATGAGGGTTTGTGTGATTGTGACGAGATGTAGCTATCTGTAAAAAGTGGGAGATCAGAAGAAGAGTAAATTTGGTGGGATGTTGGATTTTGCAATGGAGGTGATAGTGGTTATGGAAGGAAGATacgaaaagaagaagaaagggaaggaGTATTTATAATGATCCAGGATAAGCTATTCAACCAATTCATAATTTCTTATAAATTAAATCAAGCTGGAGCATTAACACCTCTTTATATCAGATCATATTGTTCTGgtatgatttttaaattaaaaaaaaaatatagaatccATGAATTACCTTTTTCAATGATTTGGAGTGCCTACAGCTAAAGAACCACACTCAGGAATGATTTTGTTTGCATAAAcacaaaaaagaacaaaaattagtTGCACAAATAAACCAATTaacctttttaaatttaactattaTAATGACAGCAGAAGAACtacatacataaaaatattattatacgaGGCTCaaataattatcatttaaaCTTCTCTAATTACTTACAAACtaaaaaatcagaaaattaGGAAAGCACAAATGAATCAGACATAAACAaagagaattttttatttttaatattggagtGGTAGTGgtgtttttttaaaatgtggatTGTTGGGGTGTTATACTAAAATGTGGGATCGTTTAATCAGAGAAGcagaaatcggaccgtccgatttattAGAGGTGCAGAGATCGGACCGTTCGATTTGTAGAGGTACAGAAATCGGACCGTTCGATTTGTGGGAGGTGcagaaatcggaccgtccgatttgtagAGGTGCAAAAATCGGACCGTCTGATTTGTGGGAGGTGcagaaatcggaccgtccgatttgtgggaggtacacaaatcggaccgtccgatttgtggtaaaaaaaaattttaaggtacagaaatcggaccctccgatttcTGTACTTCCACAGTTttgaaaaacaccaaaaattacaaTGTTAAAGTATATCACCACTTCTActtccataacaaaaaaaattagccaaacaAAGAAGCATAAATGAGTTTTGTTCGAATGAGAAGCCAAACCTTACTAGTAATCTTGTTCTTTGAAAACTTCACGTACCTGCGGTTTTCTCCTTTCACCGGTTTCCTTTCTTGTCGAATCGGTAAAATTTCGATTTTCTAAAATCAATTGGAAAAGAGTAATAACAACTAAAAACACAGATTTATTgtaatattcaaaataaatgATTAAATATTGATTGAAGATTTACTAAAAAAGTATGAGTTAGGGATTATAGATCGAGGATGGTATCTTCGTCCTCTTTGCCAGTTGTGACCGAGGCTGCTGATGGAAGGGAGCGGCCCTGGACAACAAACCTTTTTCAATGCTCCGACAGAAGGGAGCAGCGACGGAAAAGGTTAGGTATTTGCAACGACATAAGGGAGCGGAAACGGATGGAGCATCAACGGAAGATTTGTGACTGACAGTGAGCGCTGAGGGAGTCTTCGCCATAGAGAGTCACCGCCGGAGGAGGGTTAGGGGTTTAAGGTGAGAGCAGTAATGGTGGGAGTGCTGGAACAGGAGCGTCGACGAAGGCATTGCGAGCGCCGTCGATGTTCTTTAGATTGCTGGATTCTTTCAAAGAGTTTAAGGTTCTTTCGAAGGGCCTTTCTTTTTAAGATGAATACAAGGGTTTGAAGAGTTTAGGGTTCGAAGGAGAAAGGTAGAGTTTCGAAGAGGGTGTGCAatgtaattaactaattatatcCTTTTCGAAACATTTTTTTTGGCAACCTTTTGGCCAtacttttaaagcgtgccaaaaGAGTTGTAGAAAACGGTCACGCTTTTAAAACGTCACTATAACAAAATCTTGTCGCTACGCTTTAAAAGTGtgcctttttttctttatggGTCTATGGCTATACTTTTTAAGCGTGGTCAAATCTCAAATCAATTGCCACTTTTATAAAAGTGTAGAAAAAAAAGACGTGACAAAATCTCTAATCAATCGCCACCCTTATAAAAGCGTGGTCATTGACCATTTTTGACCAtacttttaaagcgtggcaaaaaaaaaCCGTAGCTATACacattttttcttgtagtggattATTTTCGGATTTAGAGCTATGACAAATCTTATGTGTTAACTTGTGAAATTTCTAAACCAATATTTAGTCCTCATCACTCCTTTGTTCTTCTCTTATCAAGTTCTTGCCATTGGCTTTCTCCCTCGTCACCCTCTCTCTTATTAACCCTCTATTTTTCACTCAACATAGTGCAAACATCACAATTAACATAGTTGAACAAACCCACACACATCTCTATGGGGGTATTAAGATGTAGAAAAAGACACAAAAATCCAAAACAATATAACAACAGTATAGTGACAAAATATCACTAAAAGGAGGGAAAAGATGAAGACCGAGAGTCTCAAACTAAATTGCCATTTCAGTTCACACAAGCTCCGATAGGGACAGCAGTTGTGGCGGTCGCACAAGCGGTTCATATTTTGGAGCAGATGCACTCGCGAAGACCCTTGTAGAAAGTAGAAGGAGAACTTGTCGGCACTGTGGTTACAGGACAGGCACACGGGTTCAAGTTTGGATTGGAGTCTACGATGACTCTACGAGAGGCACAACCAACGGTCAATTACTAATCTAAAAGCGGGAAGGCAAAGCAAATCTGGATTGGACGTGGACTCAGTCAGACGGTTAACTAACAAATAGAAGATGCAGAAATTNNNNAGCACCATAAAAGCCAGGGAGGGGGAAGCCAGGAAAAAAGAGACTAGATTTTCACTCCACTTCAATAATAACAAGATTCATAGTAtgtcttttatttaattagatattaaatacATTTGTGTATATTTTCACATAGATATTTAActttcatttaaaatttattgttaaaagtagaaatataaaatattttagtaaattacTAAACATCAAATTATTCTTGTTTCGTCCCTCATTGTATGAGACATcgtattatattataattaataaaaatattatttacatattaaaattaattattaaaattagttattatatatttatttttaatgtatattttatattaataattaattttaatggttAATTTTAGAATATAACTAACatgattatataattaatttagagCAATGTTAGGGAGCCAGTAATTTTTGTGATCGTTAGttatcaactagccatcaatgatgatttgatagtgtgagattagtgtgagattttatctaatggctcaccttcctctgctggttacatgctggccaaaattcaacaaaactgctggtcccctagacttttccaatAATTTATACTTTAGCCATAGCTTCTCAAGTAGTAAAAGTGTAAAACTACAAATTCATAATAGAACTAAACCAAATTCTACTAATTGGCGTTTTAATATGTCCCAATCTATTTCATAGAGGTTTGCCAATGACTTAAAAGGAAACCGAATCCATTATTTCAAGAAATACAATAAACTCAAACTTCTGTTATACCTTACAAGCACAATAAGTCAAATCCAACAGAAGGTTGGTATATAAAGAAACAAGCACATAAATATAGATGCTGACTTCTTAGGAAGATGCCAACCTCCTCTCCAAGAAAGGCTTCATAGTAGCCAACATTTTCTCCCTATCAGGGAAATTTTCTTTGATAACTGGGGCATTCTTGAAATTATCAAACCATAAATGTAAGAGAGGGAACTTTTCAGCTACCAGTATCTTTACTTGTTTAAGATCTTCTATAGTGACAAAAAATACGAAAAATGATCCAATAGCTATGTCCACAATGTTAATTTTGTCACCACCGAAGAATTTTCTCTTATCAGCTAAGCAATGATCTTCAAGGACTTTGAAGTTTTCCCAGGCCTTCTGTACggccttttctttctcttccgcACTATTGCTTTGAATGAGTGCTGGCAGTGCAGGAACCTAGTATAAACGTTAATCCATTAATTATTGACAACATTGAAtcgatattattattattattcataaaaaaCTTTGATACGGTACAAAGTTAATTAGCATAAAAGACTAGAAAGCGAGAATCCTGTTAAGCTAcaaagtttattattattattattattattatcagcCACGTGTGCAAAATAATATTTCACGTCAACATCAATCAttgttaataattaatgaaaaagattatattatctaatagaagtaaacattgaaaattattttatgtattttaaaatttaaaaacctaGATAAAGCgtccaattttaaaatcttaaaaattaatttagataattattcttatctttatttttacaacaaaaataaaattttatttttaggttTGCAAAGTCTAATAATGGCATGCAAAAGTTAAAAGCACTAataacaaaacacaaaaatattaatttctaaaaatcttaCCATTTGTTCAGAATATGCAACCCAGAACCTTGCTTGAGCTCTCTCATAGGAATCATGAGGGACCAATGAATTCTGTGGCCATAACTCATCAATGTATTGAACAATGATCATGGACTCACAAATGGGTTTTCCACCATGAACAAGCACTGGGGTCTTCTTATGCACAGGGTTGTATTCAAGAAGTTGAGGGCTCTTATTGAAGCGATCTTCCTCAATGTTCTCATATGATAGACCCTTCAATTTCAAGGTCCATACCACCCTCATTGTAAAGGGACTATACCAAAATCCATGTAACTTCAAATCTTCCATTTTTGTGTTTAGTGTCACCTCCTCACTCTATCTCTCTTTATATTGAGTTTAGTCATCTGGATTCTGGCGTGTTCATCAAGTTTAAACCTaagaaattaatataatatctcAAGTAGTTTTAGACTTTTAGTTGATTGTAATGGTCAACTTGAATTTCACATTTATGATTGTAAACTCTCGGAAAAAATGCTCCAATTTTTTTATCAGTTTAGTATATTcaaaaaaagttatatattaaaattactattagtaaaacttttaagtttttgttttaataaatatataataaatatattaaaaatttgaactttgagtttttgataaaaacataaatgaaaatgGAAGAAAGCTTCCTACTGGATCCCTCGTCTTAGTAGTGAAGATATACTGAAGAAGAGTTCGCAGAATCGcagttttttaatattttaaatgagcatttaatcaataataatttatacttatatttatagatatttataaattaaaaatatataattaatttttatatttattaaaatttatatctatatatttttaactattcattattttataatttaatataacttTTACTTCAATAGTCGAATTTCCACTTTTggatatatataaaattgactTTTCGATGTTGAAATGTCAatgttcaaaataaataataaaacattGTAGAAAGATAGATCGGGATCTGTCATTATTGATAAAATTCGTTTAATAATccattattttgttttcctgCCGTAAGCGCTTCCATCAGCAATTTTACAAACCCAGATTCAAGAAGGAAATGTCTTGGAGGACGATAGTATTGGTAAATTCATATAATTATCTTTGTTGTTAATTAAAAatggttaaataatttaatatatttaattaaattattatttaatagtctaaaataataattttatataaaaataattacgtataaatttttattatatccatCACTTTAGATATTTAATAATgtataaattagtaaaaaataattttattttttgtgaatatttttaatatgatgaGAAATACTATAAAGtctttataataaattatctaaaatatttatttatatgtggttTTTTATGCgatataatcaaataaaaaaatattaagtgaacatgttatttttataactaatataaattgaataaagttatttttctttttttttatgtatgtgtctctttttttaattaatttttattgtgctaataaactattaaatcaatttaattaaacttaattagtaaaataatttagtcatatagtattattgatttataataaaaatgatttataTATAAACAACTTTCataactttaaaatataaaattcgaTTCCCCAATACAGAGGCAGATTTTGAAATTATGCTCATCCTTAAAAAACGACATAACCAAGTAGAGTGTCATAGCCACGTATCACTCTCTTCgctttttgaaataaaaactaataaaggtttatttcaaaaaataaatatatagtttatatttaaataaaataaaatattatattaaaatatcttgtaccattaattttaaaaatttaaatattattataatattaactaaactatttttattatattaaaaactaaaaaattaaatttgattgtaAATATGCTAAACTATCCTATTGATTGATTTTTACaagactaaaataattttttatagttaattataaaaagataaaaatgcaaATTTAAGATTAAGACTGTTTAATGCATGTTGAAAGAcgaaaaatcaaaagataaggttttgggaggatctagagagtttggttcaagTCATATCTTTcggagataagatttttttaggaggagatttaaatggccatgttgggagagaagtgactggatatgggagtattcacggaggccatggtttcggggtgatcaatgtcaagggtaaaactattttggatttttcctaacttttgatcttctcattgcaaatacatgttttaaaaagagagatgaACATCTTATgacctataagagtggcatgagaagctctcaaatcgacttcttcttgttgatgagaGTTGAccaaaaattttgcattaattgtaaaattatcccgGGAGAGAGTTTGATAACACAACATAAATTATCccgggagagagtttgacaacacaacatagggtgctcgtcatggattttcgcgttgagcaaaagttgaggaaaagacatcatacgaagaacccaaggacgaggtggtggcggatgaaaagtgaggaacaaagaagcttcctaaggcgggtaggagaagaggcaaagtgggatgggaatggaagcgcggaagagatgtggagggagatggcagaagttattagaagaacagcaaaagaaagttttggtgaatctaaaggaataagaccaagagacaaggagtcctggtggtggaatgcgagtatacaagaaaagataaagataaaaagagaatgctttaaagagtggtctttatgccgcaatgcagataattgggaaaaatataaggtggctaagaaagagacaaaagtggctgtaagtgaagtaagaacaagagcatatgagggtctctaccagtctttgggcacgaaagaaggagaaaaaggtatatatagaattgcAAAGAGCcgggaaagaagaacgagagatttagatcaggttaagtgcataaaggataagcatggagaggtgttggctcaagaggagaagattaatgaaaggtggaagaactacttctacgagttatttaatgagggacagaagactcttccgagccttaGTCGATTATGCCAATGAaggacagaagactcttccgagtcttggtcgattatgcacaagggaagaagatcaaaactttgactactatcgaaggattcgagacttcgaggtaaaagaggctctaaagcagatgaaaaatggcagggcagtaggacctgataatatcccgattgaggtttggaagggtcttggaggaaaaggcatcaactggttaaccaagctttttaatgagattttaaggtcaaagaagatgcctgatgagtggagaaagagcaccttggtacctatctacaagaataagggggatatacaaagttgcagaaactatagagggattaagcttatgagtcatactatgaagttataggaaagggtgatagaacggaggttgagaaaagagacacaagtaacagagaaccaatttggatttatgccaggaagatctaccactgaagcgatatacctattaagaagaaTGATGGAGAgttatcgtagtaataaaaggaatttacatatggtgtttattgatttggaaaaagcgtatgatagggtaccaagggaggtcttatggaaggttttagaaaagaagagagtaaggatcgcatatattcgggcaattaaagacatgtatgatggggccacaactagtgtgaagactcaaggtagtgtgacagaggaatttcctattggtataggattacaccagggatcatccttaaatCCATAAATTTTCACATtcgtcttggaagtactcacagagcacatccaagagcctgtgccatggtgcatgctttttgccgatgatatcgtccttatgggagagtcaNNNNNNNNNNNNNNNNNNNNNNNNNNNNNNNNNNNNNNNNNNNNNNNNNNNNNNNNNNNNNNNNNNNNNNNNNNNNNNNNNNNNNNNNNNNNNNNNNNNNNNNNNNNNNNNNNNNNNNNNNNNNNNNNNNNNNNNNNNNNNNNNNNNNNNNNNNNNNNNNNNNNNNNNNNNNNNNNNNNNNNNNNNNNNNNNNNNNNNNNNNNNNNNNNNNNNNggagaagaagaccgatagaacatccagtcaggagggtagatgagatggaagatggacaaggggcgaaaggcagaggaagacctaagaagaccatccagaGGTGGTCAaatgagatctacatgtaaacggtctctctgtagacatgatacatgacagagcacaatggcgtcgtttgattcatgtagccgaccccacttagtgggacaaggctttgttgttgttgtaaaataccttaataatttgattaatctAACATTGTTCGAgcatattagaaaaaaattgaattttatctttaaaaatattaaataattgtataattaatttttagaagaCTAAATAATCTTGtaggattaatttaaaaagactaaaataatatttagttaattaataaaaaagttaaaaaaccCTTAcacaattaattatattttttattgtattagaaattttaaattttgaatattgttttaagaaaacaaatcaaatatcgttttagttaattttaaaaagattaaattattttttgaatattgatataaaaaagactaaaatatacattaatatTAACTGACTGTActaaaatttagatattttaatttgattttacatTACTAAAGTACCTTATATAATCGTGCTGCAGATGGTGGAATAGTAAAGGGGTAAGAAAGAGGGAGATATGGCTCACTGAAATTCGAATATCACCAGAATTTACTTTTCAACTAATGTCTTTCTCTACAACTCGCTTTTCTTCAAGAATACTTTGCCAACTCTAATAAGATAAGGTTTCTACTTCTACTATaagaatgaaattaaatctGAAATATTTACTTTTAAGTATTTTAGAAAAAACAGAGTTAGGTTGAGTCACGATTTTTATACACTGTTTACCCAAAAGAACCAGAGGTTTTAAATCCTAAGATCTTTGAACCAAGTCTGCCTTCTTTTTTAAGCCTAGTCATCTTATCCCAACTAATCCACATTATTTGCTTTTCAGAACCTTGCTACCCCCGCCAGAACTAGGTTAGAATACTATGAATTTCATTTAGCAAGTTATCCGGAAGTTTAAAACATGACAATATGTATATTGGTATGGTTTCACTAACTGCTCGGAGTAATACCTGTCTTCTTCCATTAGATAAcaagtactttttttttttaatctttgtgTCCTTTTGAGAACCTTATCTTTGATTGAGTTGAAGGTGACTTTTTTAGAGCAGGTGACAAGGGAAGGTAGACCCAAATATTTATCCTATGCATCTATGTGAGAAATATTCAGCTAGGCTACTAGGGAGGTTCTAATAAGCTCTGAAGTGTTATTATTAAAGAACAGGGCCAATTTATTAAGATTAACTCTTTGCCCACTGAATCTCTTATAAGATTCCAATAATTCTAGAATAGAGGCACAACTATTTTCTGAGACTTTATAAAATAGAATGGAATCATCAACGAATTGCAAGTGATTTATAATTAGGCATCTTCTGTTTGTTTGAATTCTCTAAATGAGACTGTTTTGCTCTACTTTGTGTAGCAAGAAGGAAAGTTCTTCTGTAcataacaagaaaagaaaaggggaTAGATGGTCATCTTGACGGATGCCTatatttggtttaaaaaaaacatagagTTGACTTTCCACAATAACAGGGTAAGAAAGGATTTTTAACAATTCAGGAATCCAGTCAATAAATCTTGATTCAAAGCCCAACTTCTCCATAATAAACCATAGAAAATGTCACCCTACCCTGTCGTAGGCTTTACTCATATCAAGTTTGAGTATCATTTCATATTCCAAGCCtcgtttcttttatttaaggTAGTGCATACATTCGTGTGATATAAGAATGTTATAAGAAATAAGTCTACCTTTCAAGAATGCACTTTGAGTAGGACTAATTACCTTGTTCATACACCTTTGGAGTCTGTGGACCGGTGCCTTCGAAATAATTTTGTAGACAATAAAGGAGAAACTGATGGGCCTTATCTGAGTCATATCGCTTGCATCTGGGACCTTTGGCACCAGACAGATATTGGTATagttaaaactttttaaaattctacCTCCAGCAAAGAAACTCCTCACAGCCCGAAACACGTCTTCTCCTACTATATCCCAgttgaattggaagaatttaACCGTTATACCATCCTCTCTTGGTTCACTCTGAGGGTAGATACTAAAAGTAGCTCTTTTTACCTCCTTCATAGAAACAGGTCTTTTGAGCCTACAATTCATATTAGCTATAACTATAGGCTTAAAGTCTGTGGAAAAGGCTACAGTTCATATTAGCTATAACTGTAGGCTCAAAGTCTGTGAGAAAGGCCCAGGATCTAGCTTATTAGAAGAtgtaaaaatattcttaaagtAGTCCTCAGCCACCTTAACAATATTAGCATTGGTTGTTGTCATATCCCCATTATCCCTCTGCAGatgtctggtgcacgaaattgtgatcaatacttttcacaaatcaaataatccccggtaatgaatccaaaaacttggtgttcaataccatggcataaacacaacatcgcacaactaaccagcaagtgtactgggtcgtccaagtaataaaccttacgcgagtaagggtcgatcccacagagattgttggtatgaagcaagctatggtcaccttgtaaatcttagtcaggcaaactcaaatgggtatggtgatatacgaataaaacataaagataaagatagagatacttatgtaattcattggtaggaatttcagataagcgtatgaagatacttgtcccttccgtctctctgctttcctactgtcttcatccaatccttcttactcctttccatggcaagcttaa encodes the following:
- the LOC107466573 gene encoding probable glutathione S-transferase (The sequence of the model RefSeq protein was modified relative to this genomic sequence to represent the inferred CDS: added 18 bases not found in genome assembly), with the protein product MEDLKPHGFWYSPFTMRVVWTLKLKGLSYENIEEDRFNKSPQLLEYNPVHKKTPVLVHGGKPICESMIIVQYIDELWPQNSLVPHDSYERAQARFWVAYSEQMVPALPALIQSNSAEEKEKAVQKAWENFKVLEDHCLADKRKFFGGDKINIVDIAIGSFFVFFVTIEDLKQVKILVAEKFPLLHLWFDNFKNAPVIKENFPDREKMLATMKPFLERRLASS